CCGGCGACGAGCACGTTCTGGGTGATGCCCCGGGCGACGATGTTCACCTGTTCGGTTTCCATCCCCGCGATGGTGCCACTGTGCGTCTGGTCGGGCAGTGTGGCATCCCCACATAAGCCGGCGGCCCCGATATGGCGGTACGACCTGCCGTGGCGTACCAGGACGATCAGCGCATTTCACTCAGTTCAGCACCAGGTACGCCCAAGCCGCCCATCCGGCCAACACCGCTCCGCCGCCGAAGAACCAGAGCAGCCGACCGGGACCACGTCCGGTCGCCATCGCCTGGGTCGGTGCGCCGAGCGCGGCGGCGGTCGCCCGGGCCGATGCCTGCGACGGCTGGTCGGCAGGCCGGAACGCGGGCGGCGGCGAGGACTGCGTGTACCGGATCGCGCCGACCGGGTCGGTGAGCGCCGCCGCCGGGTCGAAGAAGCGCAGTTCCACGTTCCCGACCCGGATCCGGTCGCCGTCGCGCAGCTCCATCGGGCGGGAGATCCGCTGGTCGTTGAGCCAGGTGCCGTTGGTGGAACCGGTGTCGACCAGCAGGGCGCGCCCCTGCGCCAGGTCCAGCATGGCGTGCCGCCGACTCACCTTCCGGTCGTCGATGACGATGTCGACGCCCTCCTCACGGCCGATCCTGCGGGTGCCGGGACGCAGCCGGAAACTGGCCCCCCGCATAGGTCCGTTGACCACCGTCAGC
The Micromonospora pisi DNA segment above includes these coding regions:
- a CDS encoding FHA domain-containing protein, translating into MSDELHLLPLLTVVNGPMRGASFRLRPGTRRIGREEGVDIVIDDRKVSRRHAMLDLAQGRALLVDTGSTNGTWLNDQRISRPMELRDGDRIRVGNVELRFFDPAAALTDPVGAIRYTQSSPPPAFRPADQPSQASARATAAALGAPTQAMATGRGPGRLLWFFGGGAVLAGWAAWAYLVLN